One part of the Enterococcus sp. DIV1094 genome encodes these proteins:
- the rsgA gene encoding ribosome small subunit-dependent GTPase A: MDFIKGQIRKAISGFYYVYKDGETYQTRGRGNFRNRKITPLVGDQVVFESENKTDGYLLEVLPRKNQLVRPPVANVDLGVVVTSLIEPTFSYNLLDRFLVMLEYESIEPVIYLTKTDLAVEQTKIQEIKDTYEKIGYPVIVPHEQGDTEELVRYFPERLTVFMGQSGAGKSTLLNQISPELELETGEISDSLGRGRHTTRHVELLPLYDGLVADTPGFSSIDFLVIEPVELAKQFPEFVEASIDCRFRECMHVKEPDCEVKRRVETKEIAQTRYDNYLQFLQEVENRKPMYNKKQSRRK, from the coding sequence GTGGACTTCATCAAAGGACAAATCAGAAAAGCAATAAGTGGATTTTATTACGTATATAAAGATGGAGAGACCTATCAGACAAGAGGACGTGGGAATTTCCGCAATCGAAAGATCACGCCACTCGTTGGCGATCAAGTGGTGTTTGAAAGCGAAAATAAGACAGACGGCTACTTGCTAGAAGTTTTACCACGTAAAAATCAGTTAGTACGTCCACCGGTCGCAAATGTCGATCTAGGTGTCGTTGTCACTAGCTTGATCGAACCCACATTCTCCTATAATCTCCTTGATCGTTTTTTGGTCATGTTGGAATATGAATCGATCGAGCCAGTCATTTATTTGACGAAGACGGATCTAGCTGTCGAACAAACAAAAATCCAAGAAATCAAAGACACCTATGAAAAAATCGGCTATCCAGTGATCGTGCCTCACGAACAAGGAGATACGGAAGAACTGGTACGCTATTTCCCAGAAAGATTGACTGTTTTTATGGGACAGTCTGGCGCCGGTAAATCGACCTTGCTCAATCAAATCTCCCCAGAGCTTGAACTAGAGACAGGCGAGATCTCCGATTCTTTAGGACGCGGACGTCACACGACGAGACATGTCGAGTTATTGCCGCTTTATGACGGGTTAGTTGCCGATACACCAGGGTTCAGCTCAATCGATTTTTTAGTCATCGAACCTGTTGAGTTAGCCAAACAATTCCCTGAATTCGTCGAAGCTTCGATCGACTGTCGCTTTAGAGAGTGTATGCACGTAAAAGAACCAGATTGTGAAGTCAAACGAAGAGTAGAAACAAAAGAAATTGCCCAAACCCGCTATGACAATTACTTGCAATTTTTGCAAGAAGTTGAAAATCGTAAACCAATGTACAACAAAAAACAAAGCAGAAGGAAATAG
- the pknB gene encoding Stk1 family PASTA domain-containing Ser/Thr kinase: MIEPGRKLNGRYQITGNIGSGGMANVFLAHDLILDRDVAIKVLRFDFQNDQTAIRRFQREALAATELVHPNIVSVYDVGEEDNMQYLVMEYVKGMDLKRYIQTHYPIPYETAVNIMQQILSAISLAHSHQIIHRDLKPQNVLIDNEGVVKITDFGIAIALSETSITQTNTMLGSVHYLSPEQARGSMATKQSDIYALGIILYEMLTGSVPFDGESAVTIALKHFQDDLPSIKALDPGAPQALENVVLKATAKEPVDRYKTAEEMADDLATVLSLERANEEKWQPQAMGNETKVLTPITAETPMPDSFKSMPLPEEKTTEELPDPEEKMPDVKTKRKKKWWILLLVLLALLGIGSAVLFASGGRGEVTIPDVSGQSEASARETLTQARLKVATNTEEIADDTIEEGNVVKTDPASGTTVKQNREVTLYISTGKKKVQLDDYTDMSYDEARKQLLDLGFSSSRIKKEEEFSDEITSGNIISQSEDEGTEVDPTSDTITFTVSKGTQPTMSDYTGQNYETVLSILRTNGYTNISATNDYSDTVPAGAIISQSPSFGEPLTATTFISFVVSRGPNAKTLNDISGYTKSDAQSYLSSIGADYIGHETYEFSDTVEKDKVIRTDPGVGASITSGTVVNVIYSKGPDPAKTSSSSSEKDSSSSSSSSSSEEETKSSSSESTSDTE; encoded by the coding sequence ATGATTGAGCCAGGAAGAAAATTAAATGGCCGTTACCAAATTACCGGAAATATCGGTAGTGGCGGGATGGCAAATGTCTTTTTAGCCCATGATTTGATTTTAGATCGCGATGTAGCAATCAAAGTACTGCGTTTTGACTTCCAAAATGACCAAACGGCGATCCGTCGGTTTCAACGAGAAGCATTAGCAGCAACCGAACTTGTCCATCCGAATATTGTTAGCGTCTATGACGTCGGTGAAGAAGATAACATGCAGTACTTAGTTATGGAATATGTAAAAGGAATGGATCTAAAGCGTTATATCCAAACGCATTATCCAATTCCTTATGAAACAGCAGTCAATATCATGCAACAAATCTTATCTGCGATTTCTTTAGCACATAGCCATCAAATCATTCACCGAGATCTAAAACCACAAAATGTGTTGATCGATAATGAAGGAGTCGTCAAAATCACCGATTTTGGGATTGCGATCGCCTTATCTGAAACCTCGATCACACAAACGAATACGATGCTTGGTTCTGTTCACTACCTTTCGCCTGAACAGGCAAGAGGAAGCATGGCAACAAAACAATCGGATATCTATGCGTTGGGGATCATTTTATATGAGATGTTGACCGGAAGCGTGCCTTTTGATGGTGAATCAGCCGTTACGATCGCATTGAAACATTTTCAGGATGACTTGCCTTCAATCAAGGCGCTTGATCCAGGTGCGCCGCAAGCATTAGAAAACGTCGTTTTGAAAGCAACCGCCAAAGAACCTGTTGATCGGTATAAAACGGCAGAAGAAATGGCCGATGATCTAGCAACAGTCCTTTCATTGGAGCGAGCAAACGAAGAAAAATGGCAACCACAGGCGATGGGGAACGAAACGAAAGTGCTGACTCCGATAACCGCAGAAACACCAATGCCAGATTCCTTTAAGTCTATGCCTTTGCCAGAAGAAAAAACAACTGAAGAATTACCAGACCCAGAAGAAAAAATGCCAGATGTCAAGACGAAACGAAAGAAAAAATGGTGGATCTTGTTACTCGTTTTACTTGCCTTATTAGGGATTGGCTCAGCTGTTTTATTTGCTTCAGGTGGGCGGGGAGAAGTCACGATTCCCGATGTGTCTGGGCAATCTGAAGCTTCAGCAAGAGAAACATTGACACAAGCGCGATTGAAGGTAGCAACCAATACCGAAGAAATCGCAGATGATACGATTGAGGAAGGCAATGTGGTCAAAACAGATCCAGCCTCTGGAACAACGGTGAAACAAAATCGTGAAGTCACGCTTTATATCAGTACAGGGAAGAAAAAAGTCCAACTCGATGATTATACGGATATGTCGTATGATGAAGCGCGTAAGCAATTACTCGATCTAGGATTTTCATCAAGTCGAATCAAAAAAGAAGAAGAATTTAGTGATGAGATCACTAGTGGAAACATCATCTCGCAATCAGAAGATGAAGGAACAGAAGTTGATCCGACATCAGATACGATCACGTTTACTGTTAGTAAAGGTACCCAGCCAACAATGAGTGATTACACCGGCCAAAATTATGAAACGGTCCTTAGTATTTTGAGAACGAATGGTTACACAAATATCAGTGCAACCAATGATTACAGTGATACGGTTCCCGCAGGTGCGATCATCAGTCAGTCACCTAGTTTTGGGGAACCATTGACGGCGACGACATTTATTAGTTTCGTTGTTAGTCGAGGACCGAATGCGAAGACGTTGAATGATATTTCTGGTTATACGAAAAGTGATGCCCAAAGCTATTTATCTAGCATTGGTGCCGACTACATCGGTCATGAAACGTATGAGTTTTCAGATACAGTTGAAAAAGATAAAGTGATTCGTACAGACCCAGGGGTAGGTGCATCGATCACATCAGGAACGGTCGTTAATGTGATCTATTCAAAAGGACCTGACCCAGCCAAAACTTCTTCTTCAAGTTCTGAAAAAGACTCATCTAGCAGCTCAAGCAGTTCTTCTTCAGAAGAGGAAACGAAAAGCAGTTCCTCAGAATCTACGAGTGATACTGAATAA
- a CDS encoding Stp1/IreP family PP2C-type Ser/Thr phosphatase, translating into MQIEYQSDVGRRRNTNQDYVSVFKNQVGIKLAILADGMGGHRAGDIASQMAVTNLGEAWEEQALLDDEKIAQWFIQAIQDENRAIHQLGQEQPEYSGMGTTIVAAALSEERFTIANVGDSRAYLLRDNRIIRLTEDHSLVNELVKSGEISEEMAVNHPRKNILTRSVGMPGSLEVDVATYLWQLKDRLLLCSDGLTNMLSEETIGTIINQEGSLSEKVTQLVDQANEAGGADNISVLLIEYKEDVA; encoded by the coding sequence ATGCAGATTGAATATCAATCAGATGTAGGAAGAAGACGTAATACGAACCAAGATTATGTCAGTGTATTTAAAAACCAAGTCGGGATCAAATTGGCAATTTTAGCCGATGGGATGGGTGGTCACCGCGCAGGCGATATTGCGAGTCAAATGGCCGTAACAAATTTAGGGGAAGCTTGGGAAGAGCAAGCGTTACTTGATGATGAGAAAATTGCGCAGTGGTTTATCCAAGCAATCCAAGATGAAAATCGAGCGATCCATCAATTAGGACAAGAGCAGCCTGAATATAGTGGAATGGGAACAACGATCGTGGCAGCTGCCTTATCAGAGGAACGCTTCACGATTGCCAATGTTGGTGATAGTCGGGCTTATTTGCTTCGCGATAATCGTATCATCCGCTTGACCGAAGACCATTCTTTAGTAAATGAATTGGTCAAATCAGGCGAAATCAGTGAAGAAATGGCAGTCAACCATCCACGAAAGAATATTTTGACTCGATCAGTGGGAATGCCTGGATCATTAGAAGTAGACGTAGCAACCTATCTTTGGCAACTAAAAGATCGTTTGCTTCTATGTTCAGATGGATTGACCAATATGTTGTCAGAAGAAACGATCGGTACGATCATCAATCAAGAAGGATCATTATCAGAAAAAGTAACGCAATTAGTTGATCAAGCAAATGAGGCTGGCGGAGCAGATAATATCAGCGTTCTTCTTATTGAGTATAAGGAGGATGTGGCATGA
- the rsmB gene encoding 16S rRNA (cytosine(967)-C(5))-methyltransferase RsmB, giving the protein MAKIPKKMKRSVRFMALMTLERVNKGGAYSNLLLNEMINQGELNPKDVGLFTELVYGTISRQRLLEFYLAPLIVKAKKVDDWVKTLLYLSIYQLEYLDKVPDHAILNEAVEIAKVKGNPGTGKFVNGVLRNYLRQERPSLETITDPIERLAVAISLPTWLTQRFVDQIGYEETEKLGLSLYRPSHVSARIDTRRMSREEALQVLQEEGLDVKASEISPQGIIAEKGRLASSTLFHDGVMTIQDESSMLVAPAMQIEPEFHVLDACAAPGGKTTHIATFLDPTCGGEVVALDVHEHKVKLIEENAQRLGVANAVYAQKMDAREIKEEFAPAQFDRILVDAPCSGFGLLRRKPDIRYKKNANELANLPAIQLAILESAATALKPSGILTYSTCTVLKEENQEVIAAFLANHPDFETIDVSTDPVLQSSIKEKMLTLYPHQFYTDGFFICCLRKK; this is encoded by the coding sequence ATGGCTAAAATACCTAAAAAAATGAAACGCTCCGTTCGCTTTATGGCTTTGATGACGTTAGAACGTGTCAATAAAGGCGGTGCCTATTCAAACTTGCTATTGAACGAGATGATCAATCAAGGAGAGCTGAATCCCAAAGATGTCGGCTTATTCACGGAACTCGTCTATGGAACGATCAGCCGTCAACGTTTGCTTGAATTTTATTTGGCCCCATTGATCGTCAAAGCCAAAAAAGTGGATGACTGGGTCAAAACGCTCTTATATTTGTCGATCTATCAATTGGAATACTTAGACAAAGTACCCGATCATGCCATTTTGAACGAAGCAGTCGAAATCGCTAAAGTCAAAGGGAACCCCGGTACAGGGAAATTTGTCAATGGCGTGCTAAGAAACTATTTGCGCCAAGAACGACCAAGTCTTGAAACAATTACTGATCCTATCGAGCGGTTAGCAGTGGCGATTAGTTTGCCCACGTGGTTGACCCAACGATTTGTTGACCAAATCGGTTATGAAGAAACAGAAAAGCTAGGCTTATCACTCTATCGACCGAGCCATGTGAGCGCTCGGATCGATACCCGTCGCATGTCACGAGAAGAGGCATTGCAAGTCTTACAAGAAGAAGGACTCGATGTCAAAGCAAGTGAAATCAGTCCTCAAGGGATCATTGCAGAAAAGGGACGTCTCGCTTCTAGCACATTGTTTCATGATGGCGTGATGACGATCCAAGATGAGAGTTCGATGTTAGTTGCGCCAGCTATGCAGATCGAACCAGAATTCCATGTTTTAGATGCGTGTGCTGCCCCTGGTGGGAAAACGACCCATATTGCGACATTTTTAGATCCAACGTGCGGAGGCGAAGTCGTCGCCTTAGACGTGCATGAACATAAAGTGAAATTGATCGAAGAAAATGCGCAACGTTTAGGCGTAGCGAATGCAGTTTACGCACAAAAAATGGATGCACGAGAAATCAAGGAAGAGTTTGCGCCTGCACAGTTTGATCGGATACTCGTGGATGCACCATGTTCTGGATTTGGTTTGCTACGTCGAAAACCAGATATTCGTTACAAAAAGAATGCGAACGAATTAGCCAATCTTCCAGCCATCCAATTGGCTATATTAGAAAGTGCAGCAACAGCACTGAAACCTTCAGGTATATTGACTTATAGTACTTGTACAGTTTTAAAAGAAGAAAACCAAGAGGTCATTGCTGCCTTTTTAGCTAACCATCCAGATTTTGAGACTATTGATGTTTCCACTGATCCTGTGCTACAATCATCAATCAAGGAGAAGATGTTGACGTTATATCCACATCAATTTTACACAGATGGCTTTTTCATTTGTTGTTTGCGCAAAAAATAA
- the fmt gene encoding methionyl-tRNA formyltransferase, with product MTKIVFMGTPAFSVPILEGLIDQGYEIVAVVTQPDRPVGRKKIITPTPVKAAALQHDLLVLQPEKITGSPEMQTIIELQPDVLVTAAFGQFLPEKLLQAPTHGAINVHASLLPKYRGGAPVHYSIINGEKETGVTIMEMIKKMDAGGVFSQASLPITKQDDVGSMFEKLSLLGKELLLETLPKIISGELTPVPQDEDQATFSPNITREQEAIDWEKTAEEIDCQVRGMRPWPIAFTNYGSARWKLWAVEVMANETTQEAPGTIIHKDKKQLWIACGKQTVLAINELQPAGKGKQLIHEFLNGSGQNVAVGQRVE from the coding sequence ATGACTAAAATCGTATTTATGGGAACCCCCGCATTTTCAGTTCCTATACTTGAAGGATTGATCGATCAGGGGTACGAGATCGTTGCAGTAGTGACACAACCCGATCGACCAGTAGGGCGAAAAAAAATCATTACCCCAACGCCAGTGAAAGCTGCAGCGTTGCAGCATGATCTTCTTGTGTTACAGCCAGAAAAAATCACTGGTTCACCAGAAATGCAAACAATCATTGAGTTGCAGCCGGATGTGTTGGTAACCGCTGCTTTCGGTCAATTCTTACCAGAAAAATTATTGCAAGCTCCAACACATGGGGCTATCAATGTCCATGCCTCTTTATTACCAAAATATCGTGGTGGTGCACCTGTCCACTATTCCATTATCAATGGAGAAAAGGAAACAGGTGTAACAATCATGGAGATGATCAAAAAAATGGATGCGGGAGGGGTTTTCTCCCAAGCAAGTCTACCGATCACAAAACAAGACGATGTTGGTTCCATGTTTGAAAAATTAAGTCTTTTAGGAAAAGAATTATTGCTGGAAACCTTACCTAAAATCATTTCTGGCGAGTTGACTCCTGTTCCTCAAGACGAGGATCAAGCGACGTTTTCACCGAACATCACGCGTGAACAAGAAGCCATCGACTGGGAAAAAACAGCAGAAGAAATCGACTGCCAAGTTCGTGGGATGCGTCCGTGGCCGATTGCTTTTACAAACTATGGCTCTGCACGTTGGAAGTTATGGGCTGTCGAAGTAATGGCTAATGAAACGACCCAAGAAGCACCAGGTACGATCATCCATAAAGACAAAAAACAACTTTGGATCGCATGCGGCAAACAAACCGTTCTTGCAATCAATGAGTTACAGCCAGCAGGCAAAGGCAAACAATTGATTCATGAGTTTTTAAATGGCAGCGGACAAAACGTTGCTGTTGGACAGCGGGTGGAATAA
- the def gene encoding peptide deformylase yields the protein MRYPIMIHPNKKLNRKAQPIDMITDETIVLLDNLYETMVANDGVGIAAPQVGKNQRIAIVEVDEGDKFELINPEIIEAKGESIDVEGCLSIPHVYGTVKRADEVTVRYYDRDGEEIEVTAFGYLARAFQHEIDHLDGILFIDKMIEQIPEEKLEEYMEEHLDD from the coding sequence ATGCGTTATCCAATAATGATCCACCCAAATAAAAAATTGAATCGAAAAGCTCAGCCAATCGATATGATCACGGATGAAACGATCGTATTGTTAGATAATTTATATGAAACGATGGTCGCAAATGACGGAGTCGGTATCGCCGCACCGCAAGTTGGTAAAAATCAACGGATTGCTATCGTCGAAGTAGATGAAGGGGATAAGTTTGAACTGATCAACCCTGAGATCATTGAAGCAAAAGGAGAAAGTATCGATGTGGAAGGTTGTTTGAGTATTCCGCATGTCTACGGTACAGTGAAGCGCGCAGACGAAGTGACTGTTCGTTACTATGATCGTGACGGAGAGGAAATCGAAGTAACTGCTTTTGGTTATCTTGCACGAGCCTTTCAACATGAGATCGATCACTTAGATGGGATTTTATTTATTGATAAAATGATCGAGCAAATCCCAGAAGAAAAACTCGAAGAATATATGGAGGAACATTTAGATGACTAA
- the priA gene encoding primosomal protein N', whose amino-acid sequence MTVIADVIVDVPTMQTDQAFTYLVPSEMEAAIQVGMRVAIPFGNGNRQVQGFVMALTAQEQPLEKELKPIRQLLDLAPVVNQELMLLADYMKTITYAFKITCLQTMLPSVMKAEYDKLIYPVTDEPEVVALFAGRQEISWKEAEETGLLPQLIRWRKNKLVDIRYEVHTKNKVKTIRVVHSLLSKEQLDKAWGTLRQNAKKQKELLLYLSELEKPMPVSYFKEKGVSSVILNQGRDKGWLRIEEVESYRDPYKDRVFERTTALQLNEEQQSAVQQIIEACHQEKNETFLLEGITGSGKTEVYLQAIADVLAEKKTAIMLVPEIALTPQMVERFKGRFGESVAVLHSGLSQGEKYDEWRKIERNEAQVVVGARSAIFAPLENIGLIIIDEEHESSYKQDETPRYHARDLALWRGKYHHCPVVLGSATPSLESRARAQKGVYRMLHLSQRAKTSAQLPEIEVVDMREEFEKNQTSTFSRLLQEKIQDRLEKQEQTVLLLNRRGYSSFVMCRDCGFVLPCPNCDISLTLHMDSRSMRCHYCGHEEAIPHRCPNCGGNKIRYYGTGTQKVEEELQALYPQARILRMDVDTTRKKGAHERILQKFGNKEADILLGTQMIAKGLDFPDVTLVGVLNADTSLNLPDFRSSEHTFQLLTQVSGRAGRAEKAGEVVIQTFNPNHYAVTLAKEQNYERFYQQEMSVRHRGGYPPYYFTVKITTSHPEEQVAAKKIFQIASQLKQVLGPNSLLLGPVPSTVLRVKNRYYYQLIIKYKHEPALANALKEILDQSQKEQRQNLFVAIDNEPLHFI is encoded by the coding sequence ATGACCGTTATTGCGGATGTGATTGTAGATGTACCAACGATGCAAACCGATCAAGCATTCACCTATTTGGTTCCTTCTGAAATGGAAGCGGCTATCCAAGTGGGCATGCGAGTGGCAATACCATTTGGAAACGGCAATCGCCAAGTCCAAGGCTTTGTGATGGCGTTGACAGCACAGGAGCAACCTCTTGAAAAAGAATTGAAGCCGATCCGCCAGTTGCTTGATCTAGCACCTGTGGTCAATCAAGAGCTGATGCTGTTAGCCGATTATATGAAAACGATCACTTATGCTTTCAAAATCACTTGTTTGCAAACAATGCTACCAAGTGTCATGAAAGCAGAATACGATAAACTCATTTATCCGGTCACGGATGAACCAGAGGTCGTAGCATTGTTCGCAGGCAGACAAGAGATTTCTTGGAAAGAGGCGGAAGAAACTGGGCTTTTACCGCAGTTGATCCGTTGGCGTAAGAACAAGCTAGTCGATATTCGTTATGAAGTCCATACAAAAAACAAAGTGAAAACGATCCGTGTCGTTCATTCCCTTTTGTCAAAAGAACAACTGGACAAAGCGTGGGGAACGCTCAGACAAAATGCCAAAAAACAAAAAGAATTACTGCTTTATTTGTCAGAACTGGAAAAACCGATGCCTGTTTCTTACTTCAAAGAAAAAGGCGTTAGCTCTGTCATCTTGAATCAAGGTAGAGATAAAGGTTGGTTGCGTATCGAAGAAGTTGAAAGTTACCGCGATCCTTATAAAGATCGTGTGTTTGAACGAACGACCGCTTTACAATTGAACGAAGAACAACAATCAGCCGTCCAACAGATCATTGAAGCGTGTCATCAAGAAAAAAATGAGACATTTTTACTTGAAGGAATCACTGGTAGCGGAAAAACAGAAGTCTACCTTCAAGCAATTGCTGATGTCTTGGCAGAAAAGAAAACAGCAATCATGCTGGTTCCTGAAATTGCGTTGACCCCTCAAATGGTCGAACGTTTTAAAGGTCGCTTTGGAGAATCTGTCGCAGTGTTACATAGTGGCTTATCCCAAGGTGAAAAATATGACGAATGGCGTAAAATCGAGCGTAATGAAGCCCAAGTAGTTGTCGGCGCACGCTCAGCGATCTTTGCTCCGCTTGAAAATATCGGGCTGATCATCATTGATGAAGAGCATGAATCCAGTTATAAACAAGATGAAACGCCACGTTATCATGCGAGAGATTTAGCGTTATGGCGTGGAAAATATCATCATTGTCCAGTCGTTTTAGGGAGTGCGACACCCTCCCTTGAATCAAGAGCACGTGCGCAAAAAGGTGTTTATCGCATGCTGCATTTGAGCCAACGCGCAAAAACAAGTGCGCAGTTGCCTGAGATCGAAGTTGTCGATATGCGCGAAGAGTTCGAAAAGAATCAAACATCGACTTTCTCACGATTATTGCAAGAAAAGATCCAAGATCGCTTAGAAAAACAAGAACAAACCGTTCTTTTGTTGAATCGTCGGGGCTATTCTTCCTTTGTGATGTGTCGTGATTGCGGCTTTGTCTTGCCTTGTCCAAATTGTGATATCTCATTGACTCTCCATATGGATTCACGATCGATGCGTTGCCATTACTGTGGACATGAAGAAGCGATCCCGCATCGTTGTCCAAACTGTGGAGGCAACAAGATCCGTTATTATGGAACAGGGACTCAAAAAGTCGAAGAAGAACTACAAGCACTTTATCCGCAAGCAAGGATTTTGCGGATGGATGTAGATACGACAAGGAAAAAAGGGGCACATGAACGGATTTTACAAAAATTTGGTAATAAAGAAGCCGATATCCTATTAGGAACGCAGATGATCGCAAAAGGATTGGATTTTCCTGATGTGACCCTAGTGGGCGTTCTAAATGCGGACACCTCGTTAAACTTGCCTGATTTTCGTTCCAGTGAACACACTTTCCAATTGCTGACACAAGTATCCGGCAGAGCCGGCAGAGCCGAAAAAGCAGGGGAGGTCGTGATCCAAACGTTCAACCCGAACCATTATGCTGTGACCTTGGCAAAAGAACAAAATTACGAACGCTTTTATCAACAAGAGATGAGTGTAAGGCATCGTGGAGGTTATCCACCTTATTACTTCACGGTGAAAATCACGACGAGCCATCCTGAAGAACAAGTCGCAGCAAAAAAGATTTTTCAGATCGCCAGCCAGTTAAAGCAAGTACTAGGACCAAACAGCCTACTATTAGGCCCAGTACCTAGTACCGTTTTACGGGTGAAAAATCGTTACTATTATCAGTTGATCATCAAGTATAAACATGAACCAGCACTGGCTAATGCTTTGAAAGAAATCTTGGATCAAAGCCAAAAAGAACAACGACAAAATTTATTTGTTGCGATCGATAACGAGCCGCTGCATTTTATTTAA
- the rpoZ gene encoding DNA-directed RNA polymerase subunit omega, whose product MMLKPSIDSLLDRVNSKYSLVILASKRAHELDAKAQPTMDSFDSVKSVGQALEEIEAGNVISDPHPELKRERLRMEDEERRAQKDRAQQELESRIRDEQKL is encoded by the coding sequence ATGATGTTAAAACCTTCAATCGACTCATTATTAGATCGCGTGAATTCAAAATATTCTCTAGTGATCTTAGCAAGTAAACGCGCACATGAATTGGACGCAAAAGCACAACCAACAATGGATTCATTTGATTCAGTCAAAAGTGTTGGCCAAGCTTTAGAAGAAATCGAAGCAGGAAATGTGATCAGTGATCCACATCCTGAATTAAAACGTGAACGCCTACGCATGGAAGATGAAGAACGTAGAGCGCAAAAAGACCGCGCACAGCAAGAATTAGAATCTCGTATTCGCGACGAGCAAAAACTGTAA